One genomic window of Vitis vinifera chloroplast, complete genome includes the following:
- the ycf1 gene encoding hypothetical chloroplast RF1, whose protein sequence is MILKSFLLGNLVSLCMKIINSVVVVGLYYGFLTTFSIGPSYLFLLRAQVMEEGEEGTEKKVSAITGFITGQLMMFISIYYAPLHLALGRPHTITVLALPYLLFHFFWNNHKHFFDYGSTTRNSMRNLSIQCVFLNNLIFQLLNHFILPSSMLARLVNIYMFRCNNKMLFVTSSFVGWLIGHILFMKWVGLVLVWIRQNPSIRSNVLIRSNKYLVSELRNSMARIFSILLFITCVYYLGRIPSPILTKKMKETSETEERGESEEETDVEIERTSETKGTKQEQERSTEEDPSPSLFSEEKEDPDKIDETEEIRVNGKEKTKDEFHFKETCYKNSPVYETSYLDGNQENSKLEILKEDEDNKNKKWFEKPLVTLLFDYKRWNRPLRYIKARFQIKKAVRNEMSQYFFYTCLSDGKQRISFTYPPSLSIFLEMIQRKMSLSTTERLSYDELYNHWIYTNEQKENTLRKEFITRIEALDNGSLTLDVLEKRTRLCNDATKKEYLPKIYDPFLNGPYRGTIKKMFSPSIINETSRENSIEKFRINKIYGILFAIDYREFEHTFDRKSLSTKIGYFLNLINQFTIESPSNLNLKRLSLFPEQGKVDSDSEDQAKFLNFFFDRVITDPKDQTIRKKSIGIKEISKKVPRWSYKLMKNEEEGETLVVYQEIRSRKSKHVVIFTDNQQNADTYTANANKDIDNSEQTNEVALIRYSQQSDFRRDIIKGSMRAQRRKIVIRELFQANVHSPLFLDRIYKPIFFSFDISGLIKLIFENWKEKNKKLKIPNYAEEKTREKRQKAKREEKARIKIAEVWDTVLFAQVIRGCLLLTQSIFRKYIILPSLIIAKNIGRMLLFQSPEWSEDLKDWNREMHVKCTYNGVQLSETEFPQNWLRDGIQIKILFPFCLKPWHKPQERSLDKDSMKDKVKKFCFLTVWGMETDLPFGSPRKRPSFFKPILKELEKRIRKFKNKCFLVLTVLKERTKLFIFLRVSKETKKWVIKSVLFINIKKIIKELLKINPTLLFGLREVYESSETQKQKDSIINNQMIHKSSIQIRSMNWTNYSLTEKKVKDLTDRTSTIRKKIEKIIKDKKKLFLTPEINISPNKASYNAKRLESQKSIWQILKRRNSRLIRKLHYFIKFFIERIYIDILLCLINIPRTNAQFFIESTKKIIDKYVYNNERNQKRIGKPNQKKIHFISIIKRSVSSISNKSSQIFCDLSSLSQAYVFYKLSQTQVINLYKLRSVLQYNGTSLFLKNERKDYFGFGAHEIFHYELRHKKLRNSGMNQWKNWLRGHYQYKYLSPIIWSRLVPQKWRNRVNQHCVAQNQNKDLSKWDLSQKDQLIHYNKQNDYEADSLTNQKENFKKHYRYDLLSYKYINYEDKNDSYIYGSPLQVNNNQDISYNYNTHKRKFFDMLEGIPINNYLGEDDIMYIEYIKKNPDRKYFDWKILHFCFRKKVDIEVWINTSINSNKNTKTGSNNYQIIDKKGLFYLTQDQEIKPSNQKDLFDWMGMNEEILNRSISNLEPWFFPEFVLLYNTYKMKPWVIPIKLLLLNFNGNKNYSKNRNSNRKQKGNLFISSNEKKLLKLENRNQEEKESAGQVDLGSDVQNQGNLESVLSNHEKDIEEDYAGSDSDMQKRTKKKQFKNHTEAELDLFLKRYLLFQLRWDDSLNQKMINNIKVYCLLLRLINPREICISAIQRGEMSLDLIPVHKDLTLTELMKMKRGIFIIEPIRLSVKNDGQFIMYQTIGISLVHKSKYQTNQRYREERYVDNKNCDKFSARCQKMIGNKDKNHYDLLVPENILSPRRRRKFRILICFNLRNRSGVARNPVFCNGNSCNKFLDENKHLDRDKNQLIKLKKLKLFLWPNYRLEDLACMNRYWFDTNNGSCFSMIRIHMYPRLKIR, encoded by the coding sequence ATGATTTTAAAATCTTTTCTACTAGGTAATCTAGTATCCTTATGCATGAAGATAATCAATTCGGTCGTTGTGGTCGGACTCTATTATGGATTTCTGACCACATTCTCCATAGGGCCCTCTTATCTCTTCCTTCTCCGAGCTCAGGTTATGGAAGAAGGAGAAGAAGGAACCGAGAAGAAGGTATCAGCAATAACTGGTTTTATTACGGGACAGCTCATGATGTTCATATCGATCTATTATGCGCCTCTGCATCTAGCATTGGGTAGACCTCATACAATAACTGTCCTAGCTCTACCGTATCTTTTGTTTCATTTCTTCTGGAACAATCACAAACACTTTTTTGATTATGGATCTACTACCAGAAATTCAATGCGTAATCTCAGCATTCAATGTGTATTCCTGAATAATCTCATTTTTCAATTATTAAACCATTTCATTTTACCAAGTTCAATGTTAGCCAGATTAGTCAACATTTATATGTTTCGATGCAACAACAAGATGTTATTTGTAACAAGTAGTTTTGTTGGTTGGTTAATTGGTCACATTTTATTCATGAAATGGGTTGGATTGGTATTAGTCTGGATACGGCAAAATCCTTCTATTAGATCTAATGTACTTATTCGATCTAATAAGTACCTTGTGTCAGAATTGAGAAATTCTATGGCTCGAATCTTTAGTATTCTCTTATTTATTACCTGTGTCTACTATTTAGGCAGAATACCGTCACCCATTCTTACTAAGAAAATGAAAGAAACCTCAGAAACGGAAGAAAGAGGGGAAAGTGAGGAAGAAACAGATGTAGAAATAGAAAGAACTTCCGAAACGAAGGGAACTAAACAGGAACAAGAGAGATCCACCGAAGAAGATCCTTCTCCTTCCCTTTTTTCGGAAGAAAAGGAGGATCCGGACAAAATCGATGAAACGGAAGAGATCCGAGTAAATGGAAAGGAAAAAACAAAGGATGAATTCCACTTTAAAGAGACATGCTACAAAAATAGCCCAGTTTATGAAACTTCTTATCTGGATGGGAATCAAGAAAATTCGAAGTTAGAAATACTTAAAGAAGATGAAGATAATAAAAACAAAAAATGGTTTGAAAAACCCCTTGTGACTCTTCTTTTTGACTATAAACGATGGAATCGTCCATTGCGATATATAAAGGCTCGATTTCAAATTAAAAAAGCTGTAAGAAATGAAATGTCACAATATTTTTTTTATACATGCCTCAGTGATGGAAAACAAAGAATATCTTTTACATATCCCCCCAGTTTGTCAATTTTTTTGGAAATGATACAAAGAAAGATGTCTTTGTCCACAACAGAAAGACTCTCCTATGACGAACTATATAATCATTGGATTTATACCAATGAACAAAAAGAAAACACACTAAGAAAGGAGTTTATAACGAGAATCGAGGCTCTAGACAATGGATCGCTTACTCTGGATGTACTGGAAAAAAGAACTAGATTGTGTAATGATGCAACTAAAAAAGAATACTTGCCTAAAATATATGATCCTTTCTTGAACGGACCATATCGTGGAACAATCAAAAAAATGTTTTCACCTTCAATCATAAATGAAACTTCCAGAGAAAATTCCATAGAGAAGTTTCGCATAAATAAGATTTACGGTATCCTTTTTGCTATTGATTATCGAGAATTTGAACATACATTTGATAGAAAATCATTATCAACAAAAATTGGTTATTTTTTGAACTTAATCAATCAATTTACTATAGAATCACCATCCAATTTGAATTTGAAAAGACTTTCGTTATTTCCAGAACAAGGAAAAGTTGATTCAGATTCAGAAGATCAAGCAAAATTTTTAAATTTTTTTTTCGATAGAGTTATAACTGACCCCAAGGATCAAACAATTAGAAAAAAATCTATTGGAATAAAAGAAATCAGTAAAAAAGTCCCCCGATGGTCATACAAATTAATGAAGAATGAGGAGGAAGGAGAAACTTTAGTGGTGTACCAGGAGATTCGTTCAAGAAAATCCAAACATGTAGTGATTTTTACCGATAATCAACAGAATGCCGATACTTATACTGCTAACGCTAACAAGGATATTGATAATTCTGAGCAAACAAACGAAGTCGCTTTGATCCGTTATTCACAACAATCGGATTTTCGTCGAGATATAATCAAAGGCTCCATGCGCGCTCAAAGACGTAAAATAGTTATTCGGGAACTCTTTCAAGCAAATGTACATTCCCCCCTTTTTTTGGACAGAATATACAAACCCATCTTTTTTTCTTTTGATATTTCTGGATTGATAAAACTCATTTTTGAAAATTGGAAGGAGAAAAACAAAAAATTGAAAATTCCGAATTATGCAGAGGAAAAGACAAGGGAGAAAAGACAGAAGGCCAAAAGAGAGGAAAAAGCACGGATAAAAATAGCCGAAGTCTGGGATACCGTCCTATTTGCTCAAGTAATAAGAGGTTGCTTGTTATTAACCCAATCAATTTTTCGAAAATATATTATATTACCTTCATTGATAATAGCTAAAAACATCGGTCGTATGTTATTATTTCAATCTCCCGAGTGGTCCGAAGATTTAAAGGATTGGAATCGAGAAATGCATGTTAAATGCACCTATAATGGTGTTCAATTATCAGAAACAGAATTTCCGCAAAACTGGTTAAGAGACGGTATTCAAATAAAGATCCTATTTCCTTTCTGTCTGAAACCTTGGCACAAACCTCAAGAAAGGTCCCTTGATAAAGATTCAATGAAAGATAAAGTAAAAAAATTTTGTTTTTTAACAGTTTGGGGAATGGAAACTGATCTGCCTTTTGGTTCTCCCCGAAAACGACCTTCCTTTTTTAAACCCATTTTGAAAGAACTTGAAAAAAGAATTCGAAAATTTAAAAACAAGTGTTTTCTAGTTCTAACAGTTTTAAAAGAACGAACAAAATTGTTTATATTTTTAAGGGTCTCAAAAGAAACAAAAAAATGGGTTATCAAAAGTGTTCTATTTATAAATATAAAAAAAATAATAAAAGAACTCTTAAAAATAAATCCAACTCTATTATTTGGATTGAGAGAAGTATATGAATCTAGTGAAACTCAAAAACAAAAGGATTCGATAATCAATAATCAGATGATTCACAAATCGTCTATTCAAATTCGATCTATGAATTGGACAAATTATTCACTGACAGAAAAAAAAGTGAAAGATCTGACTGATAGAACAAGCACAATTAGAAAAAAAATAGAAAAAATTATAAAAGACAAGAAAAAACTCTTTCTAACTCCAGAGATAAATATTAGCCCTAACAAAGCTAGTTATAATGCTAAAAGATTAGAATCACAAAAAAGCATTTGGCAAATATTAAAAAGAAGGAATTCTCGATTAATTCGCAAATTACATTATTTTATAAAATTTTTCATTGAAAGGATATACATAGATATTCTTCTATGTCTCATTAATATTCCCAGAACCAATGCACAATTTTTTATTGAATCAACAAAAAAAATTATTGATAAATACGTTTACAATAATGAAAGAAATCAAAAAAGAATTGGTAAACCAAATCAAAAGAAAATTCACTTTATTTCGATTATAAAAAGGTCAGTTTCTAGTATTAGTAATAAGAGTTCACAGATTTTTTGTGACTTATCCTCCTTGTCACAAGCATATGTATTTTACAAATTATCACAAACCCAAGTTATTAACTTGTATAAGTTAAGATCTGTCCTTCAATATAACGGAACATCTCTTTTTCTTAAGAACGAAAGAAAAGATTATTTTGGTTTTGGAGCACACGAAATATTTCATTACGAATTAAGACATAAGAAACTTCGTAATTCTGGAATGAATCAATGGAAGAACTGGTTAAGAGGTCATTATCAATATAAATATTTATCTCCGATTATATGGTCTAGATTAGTACCACAAAAGTGGCGAAATAGAGTAAATCAACATTGTGTGGCTCAAAATCAAAATAAAGATTTAAGCAAATGGGATTTATCTCAAAAAGATCAATTAATTCATTACAACAAACAAAATGATTATGAAGCAGACTCATTAACGAATCAAAAAGAAAATTTTAAAAAACACTATAGATATGACCTTTTATCATATAAATATATTAATTATGAAGATAAGAATGACTCATATATTTATGGATCACCATTACAAGTAAATAATAACCAAGATATTTCTTATAATTACAACACACATAAACGCAAATTTTTTGATATGCTGGAAGGTATCCCTATCAATAATTACCTAGGCGAAGATGATATTATGTATATAGAGTATATAAAGAAAAACCCGGATAGAAAATATTTTGATTGGAAAATTCTCCATTTTTGCTTTAGAAAGAAGGTCGATATTGAGGTCTGGATCAATACCAGTATCAACAGTAATAAAAATACCAAGACCGGGTCGAATAATTATCAAATAATTGATAAGAAAGGTCTTTTTTATCTCACACAAGATCAAGAAATCAAACCATCCAATCAAAAAGACCTTTTTGATTGGATGGGGATGAATGAAGAAATACTAAATCGTTCCATATCGAATCTGGAACCTTGGTTCTTCCCAGAATTTGTGCTACTTTATAATACATATAAAATGAAACCCTGGGTTATACCAATCAAATTACTTCTTTTAAATTTTAATGGAAATAAAAATTATAGTAAAAATAGAAATAGCAATAGAAAGCAAAAAGGGAATCTTTTTATATCATCCAATGAAAAAAAACTTTTAAAATTAGAGAATCGAAATCAAGAAGAAAAAGAATCCGCAGGACAAGTAGATCTTGGATCAGATGTACAAAACCAAGGAAATCTTGAATCAGTCCTCTCAAACCACGAAAAAGATATTGAAGAAGATTATGCAGGATCAGACTCAGACATGCAAAAACGTACAAAGAAAAAGCAATTCAAGAATCACACGGAAGCAGAACTCGATTTATTCCTAAAAAGATATTTGCTTTTTCAATTGAGATGGGATGATTCTTTAAATCAAAAAATGATCAATAATATCAAGGTATATTGTCTCCTGCTTAGACTGATAAATCCAAGAGAAATTTGTATATCTGCTATTCAAAGGGGAGAAATGAGTCTGGATCTAATACCGGTTCATAAAGATTTAACTCTTACAGAATTGATGAAAATGAAAAGAGGTATATTTATTATCGAACCAATTCGTCTGTCTGTAAAAAATGATGGACAATTTATTATGTATCAAACTATAGGTATTTCATTGGTTCATAAGAGTAAGTACCAAACTAATCAAAGATACCGAGAAGAAAGATATGTTGATAATAAGAATTGTGATAAATTCAGTGCAAGATGTCAAAAGATGATTGGAAATAAAGACAAAAATCATTATGATTTGCTTGTTCCTGAAAATATTTTATCGCCTAGACGTCGTAGAAAATTTAGAATTCTAATTTGTTTCAATTTGAGGAATAGGAGTGGTGTGGCTAGAAATCCAGTATTTTGCAATGGGAACAGCTGTAATAAATTTTTGGATGAAAACAAACATCTTGATAGAGATAAAAATCAATTAATTAAATTAAAAAAATTAAAGTTATTTCTCTGGCCCAATTATCGATTAGAAGATTTAGCTTGTATGAATCGCTATTGGTTTGATACCAATAATGGTAGTTGTTTTAGTATGATAAGGATACATATGTATCCACGATTGAAAATTCGTTGA